One Ogataea parapolymorpha DL-1 chromosome VI, whole genome shotgun sequence DNA window includes the following coding sequences:
- a CDS encoding Protein SCO1, mitochondrial, which translates to MSLNELKPNDPKPEEEAPKKRKPLSRLPVGGPDYSKQTLKKNPIEFMTWKAVVVFVIFGSALTYVFTSEKEKLKLRREAEQNRGVGKPLIGGPFNLIDTEGKPFTQENLKGKFSIIYFGFTHCPDICPDELDKLGLILDGLKSKYNIELQPIFITCDPARDSPEVVKEYLKDFHPSIIGLTGDYDEIKKCCKNYRVYFSTPRNVKPGQDYLVDHSIFFYFMDPEGEFIDVLGRQYDAEEAIDKIKSNISVYQPRAEREKAKAGWLGFLYK; encoded by the coding sequence ATGAGCTTGAATGAGCTGAAGCCAAATGATCCAAAGcccgaagaagaagcaccaaaaaaaagaaagcCTCTGTCAAGACTTCCTGTTGGAGGCCCAGACTACTCGAAACAAACACTGAAAAAGAATCCGATTGAATTTATGACATGGAAAGCTGTTGTTGTCTTTGTCATATTTGGTTCTGCCCTCACTTATGTATTCACCAGTGAGAAAGAAAAGCTTAAATTAAGAAGGGAAGCTGAACAAAACCGGGGTGTGGGTAAACCATTAATCGGTGGGCCATTCAATTTGATTGATACTGAAGGAAAGCCATTCACACAGGAAAACCTGAAGGGCAAGTTTTCCATTATTTACTTCGGGTTCACACATTGTCCTGATATCTGTCCTGACGAGTTGGATAAATTGGGCTTGATCTTGGATGGACTCAAATCAAAGTATAACATTGAGCTTCAACCAATCTTCATTACTTGTGATCCAGCAAGGGACTCCCCAGAGGTTGTCAAAGAATATTTGAAGGATTTCCACCCTTCAATTATTGGGCTGACTGGAGACTACGATGAGATCAAGAAATGTTGTAAGAACTACAGAGTTTACTTTTCGACCCCCCGCAATGTCAAGCCAGGTCAAGATTACTTGGTTGACCACTCTATCTTCTTTTATTTCATGGATCCTGAAGGTGAGTTCATCGATGTCTTGGGTCGCCAGTATGATGCTGAGGAGGCaatcgacaagatcaagtCCAACATATCCGTCTACCAGCCTCGGGCGGAAAGggaaaaggccaaggcTGGGTGGTTGGGATTCCTGTACAAATAA
- a CDS encoding putative GTP-binding protein OLA1: MPPKKQVEEKKPLLGRPGNNLKSGIVGLANVGKSTFFQAITRCPLGNPANYPFATIEPEEARVIVPSERLDKLYELYKPPKKVPAYITIYDIAGLTKGAAAGEGLGNAFLSNIRAVDAIYQVVRCFDDADIIHIEGDVDPTRDLDIISNELRLKDIEFAKSHLEGIHKITKRGGQSLEVKQKKEEAAFVEKIIELLESGQRVYNQNWTAKEIEIINTMFLLTAKPTIYLINLSERDYVRKKNKHLLKIKEWVDKYSPGDVIIPLSVSYEERLSQMETDEERAEEEKRVGAPSVLPKIITTMRKKLDLISFFTAGEKDEVREWTIRDGTKAPQAAGVIHTDLMKTFILANVMKYDDLIELGDENAVKAAGKLLQKGKDYTVEDGDIIYFRAGAGKN, encoded by the coding sequence atgccaccaaagaagcaagttgaagaaaaaaagccCTTGCTGGGAAGACCAGGAAACAACCTGAAATCTGGAATTGTCGGTCTGGCCAACGTTGGTAAGTCCACCTTTTTCCAGGCTATCACCAGATGTCCACTAGGAAACCCTGCAAATTACCCATTTGCAACGATCGAGCCCGAGGAAGCTCGTGTGATCGTTCCTTCAGAGCGTCTCGACAAGCTCTATGAGCTGTACAAGCCTCCAAAGAAGGTTCCAGCTTATATCACCATCTACGATATTGCTGGTTTGACTAAgggagctgctgctggtgaaggaTTGGGTAATGCTTTTTTGTCCAACATTCGTGCTGTTGATGCCATCTATCAAGTTGTCAGATGCTTTGATGATGCAGACATTATTCACATTGAAGGAGATGTTGATCCAACAAGAGATTTGGACATTATTTCCAACGAGCTGAGACTCAAGGACATCGAGTTCGCGAAGTCTCATTTAGAAGGCATTCACAAAATCACCAAAAGAGGAGGCCAATCCCTGGAAGTCAagcaaaagaaagaagaagccgcctttgttgaaaaaatcattgagcttctggagaGCGGCCAGAGAGTTTACAACCAAAATTGGACTGCCAAGGAAATTGAAATCATCAACACCATGTTCCTTTTGACTGCCAAACCAACCATCTACTTGATCAACTTGTCTGAGAGGGATTACgtcagaaagaagaacaaacaTTTGCTGAAGATCAAGGAATGGGTCGATAAGTATTCTCCAGGTGATGTCATTATCCCTCTTTCCGTTTCCTACGAGGAAAGACTGTCTCAAATGGAGACCGATGAGGAAAGagctgaggaggaaaaaagGGTTGGAGCTCCATCTGTTTTACCAAAGATCATCACGACTATgagaaagaagctggacctgatctccttcttcactgctggtgaaaaagATGAAGTGAGAGAATGGACCATCAGAGATGGAACTAAGGCTCCTCAAGCCGCAGGGGTTATTCACACAGATTTGATGAAAACTTTCATCCTGGCAAACGTCATGAAGTATGACGATTTGATTGAGTTGGGAGATGAGAATGCAGTGAAGGCTGCTGGTAAGTTGCTTCAAAAGGGCAAGGATTACACGGTGGAGGATGGTGATATTATCTACTTCAGAGCCGGTGCAGGCAAGAATTAG
- a CDS encoding Splicing factor U2AF-associated protein 2: MPLIDDIQNTLPEDLPPDLSTYLFFDKVRARWVIENPEEKECFEFNPILERWVPVIQDYLPEKRPHDEVSTSEDLKREKRQRLDELKQEKEELRQFRRNRNTCIYVSQIPQDITYEELEAVFGKYGVLAQDLRTGSSKIKMYKDDEDHFKGDCLIEYLKEESCDLAIELLDETKLRPTDESPIRVSKAEFNNKAEQKPRVKMKTKERLQLKKKIERIHKKVNDWSDTEEDDETRRLREEKTLIFKHCFTLKELEDDPGAILDIKEDIREGCEEIGEVTNVVLYDLEEEGIVSVRFKSAVAANNCISKMNGRYFGGRRLQVEKYDGITQYKKSSGDAAEGDRLDRFAQWVEGPSIDRQ; encoded by the coding sequence ATGCCCTTGATCGACGACATACAAAACACTCTTCCGGAAGATCTGCCCCCAGATCTATCAACATACTTATTCTTTGATAAAGTACGAGCTCGGTGGGTGATTGAAAATCCAGAGGAAAAAGAGTGTTTTGAGTTCAATCCAATTCTAGAGCGTTGGGTACCTGTTATACAGGATTATCTGCCCGAGAAGAGGCCTCATGATGAGGTAAGCACTTCTGAAGATTTGAAACGCGAGAAGCGTCAACGGCTCGATGAATTGAAGcaagagaaagaggaaTTGAGGCAGTTTCGGAGGAACAGAAATACTTGCATTTATGTCAGTCAGATCCCCCAAGATATAACCTACGAGGAACTGGAGGCAGTATTTGGTAAATATGGAGTTCTTGCACAGGATTTGCGCACTGGATCCTCTAAAATTAAAATGTATaaagacgacgaagaccACTTCAAAGGTGATTGTCTAATAGAATATCTGAAAGAGGAGAGTTGTGACCTCGCGATTGAGCTGTTGGATGAAACAAAGCTTCGACCTACAGATGAATCACCCATTCGGGTTTCAAAAGCTGAGTTCAATAATAAAGCAGAGCAGAAGCCTCGAGTAAAAATGAAGACTAAGGAACGCTTACAactcaagaagaaaatcgaACGGATACACAAAAAAGTGAACGATTGGTCAGATACggaagaagatgacgaaACGAGGCGATtgagagaagaaaaaacgctcattttcaagcacTGTTTCACCCTCAAGGAACTCGAAGACGACCCGGGTGCGATATTAGATATCAAAGAGGATATACGAGAGGGTTGTGAAGAAATAGGCGAAGTCACAAATGTTGTCTTGTATGATCTTGAAGAGGAAGGTATTGTCAGTGTTCGATTCAAGTCTGCCGTAGCTGCAAATAATTGCATTTCCAAGATGAACGGAAgatattttggaggccGCAGGTTACAAGTGGAGAAGTATGATGGAATAACACAGTATAAGAAAAGCTCAGGAGATGCCGCCGAGGGAGATAGATTAGATAGGTTCGCACAATGGGTGGAAGGTCCATCAATAGATCGCCAGTAA
- a CDS encoding NADPH-dependent D-xylose reductase, translating to MASKTIKLNNGIEIPLVGFGCWKVEKSICAEQIYEAIKVGYRLFDGAMDYGNEKQIGEGIAKAIEDGLVKREELVIVSKLWNSYHKPENVKKAIRRVLDDLKLDYLDIYYIHFPIAQKFVPFEEKYPPGFYCGPNGWEFEDVPLAVTWRAMEELVEEGLVKSIGISNFSGALIQDLLRGCKIKPQLLQIEHHPYLTQEKLIKYVQAQDIAVVAYSSFGPQSFVELNHAKAKDTVSLLKHDLINNIASAHNVTPAQVLLRWATQRDILVIPKSNQKERLVQNLTVNDFNLSEEEIKQISSLNQDLRFNDPWTWDEIPTFV from the coding sequence ATGGCTTCCAAGACAATTAAGTTGAACAATGGCATTGAAATCCCACTAGTTGGGTTCGGCTGCTGGAAAGTCGAAAAGTCAATCTGTGCTGAGCAGATTTACGAGGCAATTAAAGTTGGCTACCGTCTGTTTGATGGTGCAATGGACTATGGTAATGAAAAGCAAATTGGCGAGGGAATTGCCAAGGCCATTGAAGATGGTTTGGTCAAGAGAGAGGAGTTGGTTATTGTTTCCAAGCTGTGGAACAGTTACCACAAGCCGGAGAATGTCAAGAAGGCAATTAGAAGAGTTCTTGATGACCTAAAGTTGGACTATTTGGATATTTACTACATCCACTTCCCAATTGCTCAAAAGTTTGTCCCATTTGAGGAGAAATATCCACCAGGATTCTACTGTGGCCCTAATGGTTGGGAGTTTGAGGACGTTCCACTGGCCGTGACTTGGAGGGCAATGGAAGAACTTGTTGAGGAGGGGCTTGTTAAGTCAATTGGTATCTCCAACTTCTCAGGTGCTTTGATTCAGGACCTGCTGAGAGGTTGCAAGATTAAGCCTCAATTGCTTCAGATTGAGCACCACCCTTACCTGACTCAAGAGAAATTGATCAAGTACGTTCAGGCTCAGGACATCGCTGTTGTTGCGTACTCCTCATTTGGACCACAGTCCTTTGTGGAGCTAAACCATGCTAAGGCTAAGGACACTGTTTCTTTGCTCAAGCACGATCTGATCAACAACATTGCTTCTGCTCACAATGTCACCCCTGCTCAGGTCCTTCTGAGATGGGCTACCCAAAGAGACATTTTGGTCATTCCAAAGTCCAACCAAAAGGAGAGGTTGGTCCAAAACCTGACGGTCAATGACTTCAATCTGTCTGAGGAAGAGATCAAGCaaatcagctccttgaacCAGGATCTGAGATTCAATGATCCTTGGACCTGGGACGAAATCCCAACCTTTGTCTAG
- a CDS encoding hydrolase NIT3, with protein sequence MSIKNSMSIINRNIKVALLQFYTGSDKQANLQKVKEFAAKAFAKEPGLDLLVLPECFNSPYAVDQFKNYSEPIPSGETTKFLSDLAKEYNVNIIGGSFPELGSDNKIYNTSLTFDKRGEIVAKHRKAHLFDIDIPGKMTFKESISLAPGDKATVFQLDNLCKIGLGICYDIRFPELAMIAARQGAGIMCYPGAFNTVTGPRFWTKFAVARAIDNQVYILMCSPARNVEGGGYQAYGHSMVVDPNGDVLVEAGHGEEIVYCELKPEVLDEARKNIPITLQRRFDIYHDVSKDAVANAI encoded by the coding sequence ATGTCAATCAAGAACAGTATGTCTATCATTAACAGAAATATTAAGGTCGCGCTACTTCAATTCTATACCGGCTCCGACAAGCAGGCCAACTTGCAGAAAGTGAAGGAATTTGCGGCAAAGGCTTTTGCGAAAGAGCCAGGTCTTGACTTACTTGTTTTGCCAGAGTGCTTCAACTCTCCATACGCCGTCGATCAATTCAAAAATTATTCCGAGCCAATACCATCAGGGGAGACAACTAAGTTTCTATCTGACCTTGCCAAAGAGTATAATGTCAATATCATAGGAGGATCGTTCCCAGAACTTGGCTCCGATAACAAAATCTACAACACCTCTCTCACTTTTGATAAGAGGGGAGAGATTGTTGCAAAGCACAGAAAGGCTCACTTGTTTGACATTGACATTCCTGGCAAAATGACTTTCAAAGAGTCTATTTCCTTAGCACCAGGAGACAAAGCCACTgttttccaattggacaATTTGTGTAAAATTGGTCTCGGAATATGCTACGACATCAGATTTCCAGAGCTGGCAATGATTGCAGCTAGACAAGGTGCTGGAATTATGTGCTACCCGGGAGCTTTCAATACAGTCACGGGTCCTCGGTTCTGGACAAAGTTTGCTGTCGCTAGAGCTATTGATAACCAAGTATACATTTTGATGTGTTCTCCTGCAAGAAACGTTGAAGGTGGTGGCTACCAGGCTTATGGACACTCCATGGTGGTTGATCCAAATGGGGACGTTCTCGTGGAAGCGGGCCATGGCGAAGAAATTGTCTACTGCGAACTGAAACCGGAAGTTCTTGATGAGGCCAGAAAAAACATCCCAATTACCCTGCAGCGCAGATTTGATATCTATCACGATGTTTCGAAAGATGCTGTGGCCAACGCCATTTAA